From one Lentimicrobium sp. L6 genomic stretch:
- a CDS encoding ATP-dependent Clp protease adaptor ClpS: protein MSQEQHQFDYESSELLEENKSLILFNDDHNTFDFVIETLIDVCEHDPLQAEQCALIVHHKGKCQVKSGSYNELKPSFREMSDRDLTVAID, encoded by the coding sequence ATGAGTCAAGAACAACATCAATTTGATTATGAATCCAGTGAGTTATTAGAAGAGAATAAATCCTTAATTCTTTTTAATGACGATCATAATACCTTCGATTTTGTAATAGAAACATTAATAGATGTTTGTGAACATGATCCTTTGCAAGCTGAGCAATGTGCCTTAATCGTTCATCATAAAGGTAAATGCCAAGTGAAATCGGGTAGCTATAATGAGTTAAAGCCTTCGTTTAGAGAAATGTCAGATCGTGATTTAACTGTGGCTATTGATTAG
- a CDS encoding CoA pyrophosphatase, translating to MNRNADSWTLELKKLLENPLPGSKAHTRVAPIDRIEGLENRDWPLDAKRSAVTFLLFPKDGKIHTLFMKRPEYPGVHSGQVSLPGGQKEKTDKNLLETALREYGEETGVILEESNYMAPLSELYIPPSNFLVQPFVAFVNELDELFPDKTEVESLHLVALEDLFKKEKFTTEEILIRNREKKNMSIKAPCYMINGLKIWGATAMMISELQMIFEEGNIDLTIS from the coding sequence ATGAATAGAAATGCAGATAGCTGGACTCTAGAATTAAAGAAGCTACTTGAAAATCCACTTCCTGGATCCAAGGCACATACACGTGTGGCTCCTATCGACAGAATCGAAGGTTTGGAAAATAGAGATTGGCCCTTAGATGCCAAGCGCAGCGCCGTTACTTTTCTATTATTTCCAAAGGACGGAAAGATTCATACATTATTCATGAAGAGACCCGAGTATCCTGGTGTTCACAGCGGACAAGTATCCTTACCTGGTGGTCAAAAAGAAAAAACCGACAAAAACCTACTAGAAACAGCCCTCAGAGAATATGGCGAAGAAACTGGAGTCATTTTAGAGGAGAGCAATTATATGGCTCCCCTCTCCGAACTCTATATTCCTCCTTCCAACTTTTTGGTTCAGCCTTTTGTTGCTTTTGTAAACGAGCTGGATGAGTTATTTCCTGATAAGACCGAAGTAGAGTCTTTACATCTAGTGGCATTGGAGGATTTATTTAAAAAAGAAAAATTCACCACCGAGGAAATCCTAATTCGTAATAGAGAGAAAAAAAACATGAGCATAAAAGCCCCATGTTATATGATTAATGGACTCAAAATTTGGGGAGCCACTGCCATGATGATTAGTGAACTTCAAATGATTTTTGAGGAAGGTAACATTGACTTAACTATTTCCTAA